TACTTTCAATCAATTTTGCAACTTCCAACGTCGATTTGCCTGTGGTTATTACATCTTCTACTATTAGTATTTTGCTTTTATCATTTATAGTTTGACCTCTACGTAAACTCATGTTTCCTTTTTCATCTCTCTCAGCAAATAAAAAGGGAACGTTTAAAGCTCTTGCGACTTCGTATCCTATGATAATTCCACCTAATGCAGGAGATACAACGTAGTCTATTTTTGGCTTTACTTTATCAGCAATTAATTTGCCTAAAAGTTCTGAATACTCTGGATATTTAAGAACTTTTGCACATTGAATATATGTATCTGAATGTAATCCAGAAGATAATAAAAAGTGCCCTTTTAAAAAGGCCCCAGTGTCTTTTAATATTTTTAATACTTTAGTTTCATCGTATTTTGTATTCTCGTTCATTAACCTTTTTACCTCCTAATTTCTCTATTTTATATACTCTAAAACTCATGTTAGCGCTCCTTCGCCCCGCAGCCCGCCCATTAGGATTAAAGGGTCTTGGCCCCTTTGCCCCGTTCCCCATCCCACAGCTCGGGTTTATCTTTATTTTAAAAATTCGAAAATCTTATCATAAAATTTATTTTTATTGTAAACGCATTCAAATAACTCATGCTTCCCTTTGGAAAAAGGAACTTTTTCGATGTTTGAATTCTTTATCTTCTTATACTCTTCGATGTTGACTATTTTATCTTCCTCTCCAAAAAGCAACAATGTTGGGATATCAACCTTTTCGATTTCTTTTAACGCAATTTCAGCTTCGTCGAACATTTGACGAGCAGTTCGGACGGTTATTTTATCATGTACCAGCGGATCTTTTTTATATAATTCACATGCTTTTTTATCCGTGGATAGGTCATAAGGATTAATTCCATTTGAAAAAGTAAGTGTTGGAAATATCGAGAAAAGGTTTAAAAGCCAACTTAGTTGTCTAATATCCCCCAAGGCAG
The Petrotoga miotherma DSM 10691 DNA segment above includes these coding regions:
- the pyrE gene encoding orotate phosphoribosyltransferase — protein: MNENTKYDETKVLKILKDTGAFLKGHFLLSSGLHSDTYIQCAKVLKYPEYSELLGKLIADKVKPKIDYVVSPALGGIIIGYEVARALNVPFLFAERDEKGNMSLRRGQTINDKSKILIVEDVITTGKSTLEVAKLIESNGGDVISFACIVNRSSKKFLENREIMSLVTIKAATYSPENCPLCIQGLELIKPGSRKQ
- a CDS encoding alpha/beta fold hydrolase; amino-acid sequence: MKIYHRYYLPNTYNYKNLYLIHGLGEYSGRYVNFIQQLNKIGIAVFTFDLPGHGYTTGKKGDIENFYEIYSFLENYVQEEYLLFGHSLGGLVASRFVEITEKKPEKLILSSPALGDIRQLSWLLNLFSIFPTLTFSNGINPYDLSTDKKACELYKKDPLVHDKITVRTARQMFDEAEIALKEIEKVDIPTLLLFGEEDKIVNIEEYKKIKNSNIEKVPFSKGKHELFECVYNKNKFYDKIFEFLK